One segment of Shewanella piezotolerans WP3 DNA contains the following:
- a CDS encoding class I SAM-dependent methyltransferase, translated as MVEKKLKAKTAALISEFTALTEHLTPSTNVLDLACGTGHNGKWFLEHGCQVTFLDRDLSKLELQHVSDKAKLLEWDLETNNSPTLSANSYDVVVVFNYLHRPLFSQIIDAIKPGGLIIYETFTHQQASIGRPRNPNFLLTDAELKALFANWRCLHYSEGLLGESSNASYKAQIIAQKPL; from the coding sequence ATGGTAGAAAAGAAGTTAAAGGCTAAAACTGCGGCGCTTATCAGTGAGTTTACTGCGCTAACTGAACATCTCACACCGAGCACTAATGTGCTCGATTTAGCCTGCGGCACTGGCCACAATGGCAAATGGTTTTTAGAACACGGCTGCCAAGTAACTTTCCTTGATCGTGACTTAAGCAAGCTTGAGCTTCAGCATGTCAGCGACAAGGCTAAGCTGCTTGAGTGGGATTTAGAAACAAACAACTCACCAACACTCTCCGCTAATAGCTATGATGTGGTTGTAGTATTTAATTACCTACATCGACCACTCTTCTCGCAAATAATTGATGCGATTAAACCAGGTGGACTCATTATTTATGAGACTTTTACCCACCAGCAAGCCAGTATAGGCAGGCCACGTAATCCTAATTTTTTGCTCACTGATGCCGAGCTAAAAGCTTTATTTGCTAACTGGCGCTGCCTACATTACTCTGAAGGTCTGCTTGGTGAATCAAGTAACGCAAGTTATAAAGCTCAAATCATTGCTCAAAAACCATTATAA
- a CDS encoding DUF1326 domain-containing protein — protein sequence MSDIKDWALSMHQIENCSCSHGCGCQFGGFPDSENGGCEAVLGFLIIDGHYGDLDLSGLKMVFAAMWPQAMHEGNGKGVLFIDSAASSEQITALATIMSGQANGMPLEALATTFSAFEGPIIRDIKMDASDTHSWFSIEGITEAYQRPLKNPVTGEDQNVHITFPDGGFMWNDGIIGTTDKMSMNYGAVTFEHVGRFAAKAVVNWNNA from the coding sequence ATGTCGGATATTAAAGATTGGGCATTATCAATGCACCAAATTGAAAACTGCAGTTGTAGCCACGGTTGTGGTTGCCAATTTGGCGGCTTTCCCGATAGCGAAAATGGTGGCTGTGAAGCAGTCCTAGGTTTTTTGATCATCGATGGCCATTATGGCGATTTGGATTTATCTGGCTTAAAAATGGTATTTGCCGCCATGTGGCCTCAAGCAATGCATGAAGGCAATGGAAAAGGTGTTTTATTCATCGACTCGGCGGCCAGTAGCGAGCAAATAACCGCACTAGCGACCATCATGTCGGGACAAGCTAACGGCATGCCACTGGAAGCATTGGCGACCACTTTTAGCGCATTCGAAGGCCCGATTATTCGCGATATCAAAATGGATGCATCGGATACCCATTCATGGTTCTCTATTGAGGGCATAACAGAGGCGTATCAACGTCCGCTCAAAAACCCTGTCACAGGTGAAGACCAAAATGTACATATTACCTTTCCTGATGGCGGTTTTATGTGGAATGACGGCATCATTGGCACAACGGATAAGATGTCGATGAATTATGGCGCCGTAACCTTTGAGCATGTCGGTCGCTTTGCAGCTAAAGCCGTTGTTAACTGGAACAACGCTTAA
- a CDS encoding DUF2182 domain-containing protein — MSVALQLKPLLTGTTLNLLTQWLSPYGLRRSLVALTLLLVTALSWYYMLFAMSMNMDPVQQWQLHDIAMLFVMWAIMMAGMMLPSAAPVILLVEKLNQQRKQRHSSYAPSLYFMLGYLIAWSFYSAIITLVQYGLHHLSLLNSMMISANDTFTAALLFIAGIYQFTPLKQACLSQCRSPIGFISSQWREGIDGAIWMGFKHGQYCLGCCWFLMALLFATGVMNLKWILLLTLLVMLEKLLPFGKISSRVIGVILISSAFYYLI, encoded by the coding sequence ATGTCGGTCGCTTTGCAGCTAAAGCCGTTGTTAACTGGAACAACGCTTAACTTGTTAACGCAATGGTTATCGCCCTACGGCCTACGCCGTAGCCTAGTGGCACTCACATTACTACTAGTGACAGCACTGAGTTGGTACTACATGCTGTTTGCCATGAGCATGAATATGGACCCAGTGCAGCAGTGGCAACTGCACGATATAGCGATGCTTTTTGTGATGTGGGCAATCATGATGGCAGGCATGATGCTGCCATCAGCCGCCCCAGTTATTTTATTAGTTGAAAAACTCAATCAACAACGCAAACAACGCCACAGCAGCTATGCCCCCAGTTTGTACTTTATGCTGGGTTACCTGATAGCTTGGAGCTTTTACAGCGCAATCATTACCTTAGTTCAATATGGACTACATCATTTATCACTACTTAATAGCATGATGATCAGTGCTAATGACACGTTTACCGCAGCACTGCTTTTTATCGCTGGAATATATCAGTTCACCCCTTTGAAACAAGCCTGCTTAAGTCAGTGCCGCTCGCCCATTGGCTTTATAAGTAGCCAATGGCGAGAGGGAATTGATGGCGCGATCTGGATGGGTTTTAAACATGGGCAATACTGCCTAGGCTGCTGCTGGTTTTTAATGGCACTGTTGTTTGCCACGGGAGTGATGAACCTAAAATGGATACTGCTACTCACTTTACTGGTCATGCTCGAGAAATTGCTGCCCTTTGGTAAAATCTCCAGCCGAGTCATTGGAGTGATCCTGATATCCAGCGCCTTCTACTATCTGATTTAG
- the rluA gene encoding bifunctional tRNA pseudouridine(32) synthase/23S rRNA pseudouridine(746) synthase RluA, protein MTDFVYSPPTTPWLDILHQDQDIMVLNKPSGLLSVPGRDPAHNDSTYSRVLAQYPEAKIVHRLDMATSGVIVVALLRSAESELKRQFRDRETAKTYYARVAGHVKADSGTVNLPLICDWPNRPKQKVDHQIGKASQTHYDVVSRAKRSTLVKLTPITGRSHQLRVHMMALGHPILGDNFYADPLAKRLASRLLLHAQSLTITHPYTKEPMTFSCEAPFMQAEGEQ, encoded by the coding sequence ATGACTGATTTTGTATACTCGCCGCCGACTACGCCTTGGCTCGATATTTTGCACCAAGACCAAGATATTATGGTGCTCAATAAGCCTTCAGGCCTGTTGTCTGTTCCTGGGCGAGATCCAGCTCATAATGATAGTACCTATAGCCGTGTGTTAGCCCAGTATCCTGAGGCAAAGATAGTGCATCGCCTCGACATGGCAACCTCAGGGGTTATTGTGGTCGCGCTTCTGCGTAGCGCTGAGTCTGAGCTGAAAAGGCAGTTTAGAGATAGAGAAACTGCGAAGACTTACTACGCCCGCGTTGCCGGTCATGTCAAAGCCGATAGTGGCACAGTAAACCTGCCACTAATCTGTGACTGGCCTAATCGACCAAAGCAAAAAGTCGATCATCAAATAGGTAAAGCCTCACAAACTCATTATGATGTGGTTAGTCGTGCCAAGCGCTCAACCTTAGTCAAGCTGACGCCAATCACCGGACGCTCTCACCAATTACGCGTGCATATGATGGCATTAGGGCACCCGATTTTGGGTGATAATTTTTACGCCGATCCATTAGCCAAGCGTTTAGCGTCACGGCTGCTGCTGCATGCCCAGTCATTAACAATTACCCACCCTTATACTAAAGAGCCGATGACCTTCAGCTGTGAAGCCCCATTCATGCAAGCTGAGGGCGAGCAGTAA
- the asnC gene encoding transcriptional regulator AsnC yields MEPSFQRDSLDNQILSALMQEARTPFAELAKRFGVSAGTIHVRVEKMKQAGIITGAQITVNPKALGYDVCCFIGINLKSAGDYPAALSKLNALEEVVEAYYTTGNYSVFVKVMCQSIDGLQHVLINRIQSIDEIQSTETLISLQNPIVRAVKP; encoded by the coding sequence ATGGAACCTTCATTTCAAAGAGATTCACTCGATAATCAAATTCTTTCAGCACTGATGCAAGAGGCACGTACACCTTTCGCTGAGCTAGCAAAACGCTTTGGTGTCAGCGCTGGCACGATTCATGTGCGGGTAGAGAAAATGAAGCAAGCGGGAATTATTACTGGCGCCCAAATCACCGTCAATCCAAAAGCACTGGGTTACGATGTTTGCTGTTTTATCGGCATCAATCTTAAAAGTGCAGGCGATTACCCCGCAGCCCTGTCTAAACTAAATGCACTTGAAGAGGTGGTAGAGGCCTATTACACCACAGGTAATTACAGCGTGTTTGTCAAAGTGATGTGCCAATCAATAGACGGTCTCCAGCATGTACTGATTAACCGCATTCAGTCGATTGATGAGATCCAATCAACGGAAACACTTATCAGTCTACAAAACCCAATTGTAAGAGCGGTTAAGCCTTAA